A region of Maridesulfovibrio sp. DNA encodes the following proteins:
- a CDS encoding DVU_1551 family NTP transferase gives MKIYGLILAAGFSSRMGKLKALLPLNGCTVLSRCIRSLVNGGAADIYVVTGHKADKVGAEAKVLGMHEIFNPDYEQGMFSSVKKGVQELPDDAEAFLILPVDIPLVRSSTIRALTFDYSSAPTDIIYPCFRGERGHPPLINTKLIPEIIAHDGKGGLRTVLERHDSNARDLNMPDIGILHDLDTPEDYEKARQISRRRVPLPEECEALWELADTPLQTREHCKTVAEAACLMAEALNKARNHNKPLDLNIVKCAALMHDVAKLKRNHEAAGAAILAGYGFSGIADIVAAHRDTDIKPDSPLTEREIVFLADKLFQGTNPVSLDQRYGKTLERWKDDPEAVTAITGRLERAKDLLLRYEQEAGINVPERLAPLAAKAIL, from the coding sequence ATGAAAATTTATGGACTGATTTTGGCGGCTGGATTTTCGTCGCGCATGGGAAAACTGAAAGCCCTGCTGCCGCTGAACGGCTGTACCGTGCTTTCCCGCTGCATCCGTTCACTGGTCAATGGGGGGGCTGCTGATATATATGTGGTCACCGGACATAAGGCTGATAAGGTAGGTGCGGAAGCAAAGGTCCTCGGCATGCACGAAATTTTCAATCCTGATTATGAACAGGGAATGTTCTCCTCTGTTAAAAAAGGGGTTCAAGAACTGCCTGATGACGCAGAAGCTTTCCTCATCCTACCGGTGGATATTCCTCTGGTCCGTTCTTCAACCATTCGGGCTTTGACCTTTGATTATTCCTCTGCGCCTACTGACATTATCTACCCCTGTTTTCGCGGGGAAAGGGGACACCCGCCGCTGATCAACACAAAATTGATCCCTGAAATCATCGCTCATGACGGCAAAGGAGGTCTGCGAACAGTCCTTGAACGGCATGACAGTAACGCACGGGATTTGAACATGCCGGACATTGGCATCCTGCACGATCTGGACACGCCTGAAGATTACGAAAAGGCCCGACAGATTTCCCGCCGACGGGTGCCGCTGCCTGAAGAGTGCGAAGCCCTATGGGAACTTGCCGACACTCCGCTGCAGACCCGAGAACATTGTAAAACAGTGGCTGAAGCAGCATGTCTGATGGCCGAAGCCCTGAACAAGGCCCGGAACCATAATAAACCGCTGGACCTGAACATAGTAAAATGCGCTGCCCTGATGCATGACGTAGCCAAGCTCAAGCGCAACCATGAAGCTGCAGGCGCGGCTATTCTCGCAGGTTACGGATTTTCCGGCATTGCCGACATTGTAGCCGCCCACCGGGATACGGATATTAAACCGGACTCACCGCTCACCGAACGGGAAATTGTTTTTCTGGCGGATAAACTTTTTCAAGGAACAAATCCGGTATCTCTCGACCAGCGCTATGGAAAAACACTGGAACGCTGGAAAGACGATCCAGAAGCCGTAACCGCCATCACCGGCAGACTGGAAAGAGCCAAAGACCTGCTCCTGCGCTATGAACAGGAAGCGGGGATCAACGTCCCGGAACGGTTGGCTCCGCTGGCGGCAAAGGCTATTCTATGA
- a CDS encoding histidine phosphatase family protein → MIVFIRHGEIKDAKGRAVGQIDLPLSRNGLEQAAQLAESLDSFQPRRIYCSPLSRTMQTASLIEQQCGTGLISAPEIKEINLGEWDGLDFTEIKRLYPQDYKRRGEDIAGFRSPGGENFTDLKERVGSFLEQLNYGEGPIIAVTHAGVIRTVLHIILGFPLINIFRIKPDYCHATVIDKKGDKYFLKAYNLPPNQGLGSHLTQLMPDYD, encoded by the coding sequence ATGATCGTCTTCATCCGTCATGGGGAAATAAAGGACGCCAAAGGACGCGCAGTGGGTCAGATTGACCTGCCTCTTTCCCGAAACGGACTTGAACAGGCCGCGCAACTTGCTGAATCTTTGGACTCCTTCCAACCCCGGCGTATCTATTGCAGTCCCCTGTCCAGAACGATGCAAACTGCATCATTGATTGAACAACAATGTGGGACAGGTTTAATCAGTGCTCCGGAGATTAAAGAAATCAACCTCGGAGAATGGGACGGGCTTGATTTCACCGAGATTAAAAGACTGTACCCGCAGGATTACAAAAGGCGTGGCGAGGATATTGCCGGCTTCCGCTCCCCCGGAGGAGAAAATTTCACAGACCTCAAAGAACGGGTCGGTTCTTTTCTCGAACAACTTAATTATGGTGAGGGGCCGATAATAGCCGTTACTCATGCCGGAGTGATCAGGACAGTGCTGCATATAATACTGGGTTTTCCACTGATAAATATTTTCAGGATTAAACCGGACTATTGCCATGCCACTGTCATTGATAAAAAAGGAGATAAATATTTCCTCAAAGCGTATAACCTACCGCCGAATCAGGGGCTAGGCTCACACCTGACACAATTGATGCCAGATTATGATTGA
- a CDS encoding iron-containing alcohol dehydrogenase, whose protein sequence is MQVTKFAIPEVIFGNGSITYLASCAQRLGAKRVLLVSDKGLESSGWVKIIINLLNAANLDCIYFDGLTSNPRADQIQQGAKLYRDNKADVIIGLGGGSPIDASKGIATIVSNGGEIHDYEGANRISRPLPPMILIPTTAGSGSDVSQYAIITDKQRKIKMAIISRSLVPNISIIDPDLLITKPRGLILASAVDALAHAIESYVSRLASPFTESQALTAIRLIAGNIKTAANSKDPEALKNLSIASTAAGMSFSNAGLGVGHSLAHSLGGRYDVTHGLTLPILLPAVVRFNKYCSERKMETIARTINNSCPAPVKQKKRDLSEILQAMFEELEIPMRLRDIVPDNDQMEAICRLATRDACTVTNPRNADCDDLLKICGESW, encoded by the coding sequence ATGCAGGTAACCAAATTCGCCATTCCGGAAGTAATTTTCGGTAACGGAAGTATCACATATCTGGCATCATGCGCCCAAAGGCTAGGCGCAAAACGTGTCCTGCTGGTCAGTGACAAAGGGCTGGAGTCATCCGGGTGGGTAAAAATTATTATCAACCTTCTTAACGCCGCGAATCTTGATTGCATATATTTCGATGGTCTCACCTCCAATCCGCGGGCAGACCAGATCCAGCAGGGAGCTAAGCTTTACCGGGACAACAAAGCTGATGTCATCATCGGACTCGGCGGAGGAAGTCCCATTGACGCTTCCAAAGGCATCGCCACTATCGTCAGCAACGGCGGGGAAATCCATGACTACGAGGGAGCCAACCGCATCAGCCGCCCGCTGCCGCCAATGATCCTGATTCCCACCACTGCCGGAAGCGGTTCGGATGTCTCCCAGTACGCCATTATTACCGATAAACAACGCAAGATAAAAATGGCCATCATCAGCCGCTCTCTGGTACCCAATATTTCTATCATCGACCCGGACCTGCTGATTACCAAACCTCGAGGACTGATTCTCGCCTCGGCTGTGGATGCATTGGCCCATGCCATTGAGTCATACGTCTCCCGTCTGGCTTCGCCCTTCACAGAATCTCAGGCTTTGACAGCAATCAGGCTAATTGCAGGCAACATTAAGACCGCAGCAAATTCCAAAGATCCTGAAGCCTTGAAAAATCTCTCTATTGCCAGCACTGCAGCGGGCATGTCCTTTAGTAACGCAGGTCTGGGAGTAGGCCACTCACTGGCGCATTCCCTCGGAGGGAGATACGATGTAACCCACGGATTGACCCTGCCCATCCTGCTGCCTGCGGTTGTCAGATTCAATAAATATTGCTCGGAAAGAAAAATGGAAACCATTGCCCGGACTATCAACAACAGCTGTCCGGCTCCGGTGAAACAGAAAAAACGGGACCTGAGTGAAATCCTGCAGGCAATGTTCGAAGAACTGGAAATCCCCATGCGTCTCCGGGACATTGTACCGGACAACGACCAGATGGAAGCAATCTGCCGCCTCGCGACCAGAGATGCCTGCACAGTAACCAATCCGCGAAATGCAGACTGCGATGATCTGCTCAAAATCTGCGGGGAGTCATGGTAA
- a CDS encoding ATP-binding protein, which translates to MGNRATLHDLIGIEHHKLNFFQELQQNIKELTEINRESEDQRCEIAAILDGITDVMMVLSEDLEIISVNRVFEQLFPGINPIGKKCYALFRETKHACTECPAFKSLSTNTVCKDTAIFHIDGKNMQFDMVASPLKTPGTEEDRILIFKRDVTMEKEYQAKFYQAEKMATIGVLAAGVAHEINNPMAAVAGFAEGIQRRLTRLDDKIPDELAEDLYDYTNTILKECLRCQDIVKTLLSFSRPVASEFIPVDINQVAEDTLRLLDHQFRRYQNVELEVKLTSPMQPVLGNEAQLKQVILNLLTNAVDAIEHNGKISIETFIENNHIGVRVSDSGCGIPEENKGMLFEPFFTTKQIGKGIGIGLSTCFNIVREHSGEIIVDSEVGKGSTFTVLFPLQRD; encoded by the coding sequence ATGGGAAACAGAGCAACACTGCACGATCTGATCGGTATTGAGCACCACAAACTGAACTTCTTTCAGGAACTCCAGCAAAATATCAAGGAGCTGACTGAAATCAACCGCGAATCAGAAGACCAGCGCTGTGAAATCGCGGCTATTCTCGACGGCATCACAGATGTAATGATGGTCCTCTCAGAGGATCTTGAAATCATTTCCGTAAACCGGGTTTTTGAACAGCTTTTTCCCGGCATCAATCCCATCGGCAAAAAATGTTATGCCCTGTTCCGGGAAACCAAACATGCCTGCACTGAATGTCCGGCCTTTAAGTCCCTTTCAACCAATACGGTCTGCAAAGATACGGCTATTTTCCATATTGACGGCAAAAACATGCAATTCGACATGGTCGCTTCGCCGTTAAAGACCCCCGGAACCGAAGAAGACCGCATCCTGATCTTCAAAAGGGATGTGACCATGGAAAAGGAATATCAGGCCAAATTCTACCAGGCCGAGAAAATGGCAACAATCGGGGTGCTGGCTGCCGGGGTTGCGCACGAGATAAACAATCCCATGGCCGCAGTGGCCGGATTTGCCGAAGGGATTCAGCGCAGGCTGACCCGGCTCGATGACAAAATTCCCGATGAACTGGCCGAAGACCTTTACGATTACACCAATACCATTCTTAAAGAATGCCTGCGTTGTCAGGACATTGTAAAGACCCTGCTCTCATTCAGCCGCCCGGTTGCTTCGGAATTTATACCCGTGGATATAAATCAGGTAGCTGAGGATACCCTGCGCCTGCTGGACCACCAATTCCGCCGCTACCAGAATGTTGAGCTGGAGGTAAAGCTGACTTCCCCCATGCAACCGGTTCTCGGCAACGAGGCCCAGCTCAAACAGGTCATCCTTAACCTGCTGACCAACGCTGTGGACGCCATTGAACACAACGGTAAAATCAGCATTGAAACCTTTATTGAAAACAACCACATAGGAGTGAGAGTCAGCGACTCCGGGTGCGGTATTCCCGAAGAAAACAAGGGAATGCTCTTTGAACCGTTCTTCACCACCAAGCAGATCGGTAAAGGGATTGGCATCGGTCTTTCGACCTGTTTTAACATTGTAAGAGAACACAGCGGTGAAATCATAGTGGACAGTGAAGTGGGCAAAGGGTCCACATTTACAGTACTTTTCCCCCTGCAGCGAGATTAG
- a CDS encoding sigma-54 dependent transcriptional regulator — protein MSESYKVLVVDDEESILKLLSKELASPERIVQTANCAKTAREMVRKERYEVIISDIRLPDGDGLELLTEFKDMEPDVEVILITGHGNIDNAVEAIRIGAYDYITKPFRLDRVELVVDRAWQRVCLTRENRSYRHSHQSDTSSSQLIGSSTPIKQIKHLINKVAPTNVPVLITGESGAGKDVVAHSIHCASLRAGKPMIVKNCATLQKELSRSELFGHTKGSFTGATENCDGLMTFAHTGTLFLDEIGELPMEVQASLLRVLESHTFRRVGEKDERTVDIRFLFATNRNLAKEVEEGRFHEALFHRINVFNISLPELKDRREDVPLLIDFFINKLGFQMGQGEYTISERAMQCMLSYHWPGNVRELRNVLERSIILADNNTITCSCLPKEIADQPEREGEAGILSLERMEREHIIKALDFFNGNRQKAAQALGIGRKTLYRKIDKYNL, from the coding sequence ATGTCAGAATCATACAAAGTGCTTGTGGTGGATGATGAAGAATCCATCCTGAAACTGCTCAGCAAAGAACTTGCCAGCCCTGAACGCATTGTGCAGACCGCTAACTGCGCCAAGACTGCAAGGGAAATGGTCCGCAAGGAACGTTACGAAGTTATTATCTCCGACATCCGCTTACCGGACGGGGACGGCCTTGAGCTGCTCACCGAATTTAAAGACATGGAACCGGATGTAGAAGTCATCCTGATCACCGGGCACGGAAATATCGATAACGCCGTGGAAGCCATCCGCATCGGGGCCTATGATTACATAACCAAACCTTTCCGCCTCGACCGGGTGGAACTTGTGGTGGACCGCGCATGGCAACGAGTCTGCCTGACCCGTGAGAACCGCAGTTACCGCCATTCCCATCAGAGCGACACGTCCAGTTCACAGCTCATCGGCAGTTCTACGCCAATCAAACAGATCAAGCATTTGATCAATAAAGTTGCCCCCACCAATGTACCGGTGCTGATCACCGGGGAATCCGGGGCTGGTAAAGACGTGGTAGCCCACTCCATCCACTGCGCCAGCCTACGTGCAGGCAAACCTATGATTGTAAAGAACTGCGCCACCCTGCAAAAGGAACTTTCGCGCAGCGAACTTTTCGGACACACCAAAGGCTCCTTTACCGGGGCCACTGAAAACTGCGACGGCTTGATGACCTTCGCCCATACCGGCACCCTCTTCCTTGATGAAATCGGGGAACTGCCCATGGAAGTGCAGGCCTCACTGCTGCGTGTTCTGGAATCGCATACCTTCCGCCGGGTTGGGGAAAAGGATGAACGCACCGTGGATATCCGTTTCCTTTTCGCCACCAACCGTAACCTTGCCAAGGAAGTGGAGGAAGGCAGATTTCACGAAGCACTTTTCCACCGCATCAACGTTTTCAACATCAGCCTTCCGGAACTTAAAGACCGCCGCGAAGATGTCCCGTTGCTCATAGACTTTTTCATCAACAAGCTCGGCTTCCAGATGGGACAGGGCGAATACACCATCAGTGAAAGAGCCATGCAGTGCATGCTTTCCTACCACTGGCCGGGTAACGTCCGCGAACTACGCAACGTACTGGAACGCAGCATCATTCTGGCTGACAACAACACCATCACCTGCTCCTGCCTGCCCAAGGAAATCGCCGACCAGCCGGAACGCGAAGGCGAAGCCGGAATCCTTTCCTTGGAACGCATGGAGCGCGAGCACATAATCAAGGCCCTCGACTTCTTCAACGGCAATCGCCAGAAAGCGGCACAGGCTCTGGGCATCGGCCGCAAGACCCTTTACCGCAAAATTGATAAGTATAATTTGTAG
- a CDS encoding TlpA disulfide reductase family protein has protein sequence MRKICLLLIAISLFISSAAYADPLQSGTRFPTIKLEGKLSAAQQEYLGLTGTGPWDLLEIDADYIIIEVYSMYCPHCQKEAPAVNSFCNMLNKAKECAEIKFIGIGAGNSEFEVDFYRKKYSVEFPLFTDSDLDLHSKFGEPGTPHFFMLQRDGKGFKVILSHAGPFDSAEKFMKAIKDKL, from the coding sequence ATGCGTAAAATATGTTTATTATTAATAGCAATTTCATTGTTTATAAGTTCAGCCGCTTATGCTGACCCCCTACAATCCGGCACGCGATTCCCGACGATTAAACTTGAGGGTAAATTATCTGCTGCCCAACAGGAATATCTGGGTCTGACCGGCACCGGGCCATGGGATCTTCTGGAGATAGATGCCGACTATATTATTATAGAGGTATACAGCATGTACTGCCCGCACTGCCAGAAAGAGGCACCGGCGGTAAACTCATTCTGCAACATGCTCAACAAAGCCAAAGAATGTGCTGAAATAAAATTCATCGGTATCGGTGCCGGAAACTCAGAGTTTGAGGTTGACTTTTACAGGAAGAAATATTCGGTGGAATTCCCGTTGTTCACGGATTCTGATCTGGATCTGCATTCTAAATTCGGCGAACCCGGCACTCCGCACTTTTTCATGCTCCAAAGAGACGGCAAAGGATTCAAGGTGATTCTCTCCCATGCAGGTCCCTTTGACTCTGCTGAAAAATTCATGAAAGCAATCAAAGACAAGCTTTAG
- a CDS encoding peroxiredoxin: MKKTILCTAALLLLTCANVQAKVAKEQIYESKQMKPVNSVLKVKVGDKAPDFTLPSISGKKVSLSEYRGKKNVIISFVPAAFTPICSDQWPGYNIARELFEKYDAIILGITTDNIPSLHAWTSQMGDGGVWFPVLSDFYPHGATAAAFGILRPEGISERAILVIDKDGVLRYIDIHNINKRPDLGQIIRALKQTENCNFTLQQKTGLLTN; the protein is encoded by the coding sequence ATGAAAAAAACGATTCTCTGCACAGCAGCTCTTCTACTGCTGACCTGCGCTAATGTTCAGGCAAAGGTGGCCAAGGAACAGATATACGAATCAAAACAAATGAAACCGGTCAACAGCGTGCTTAAAGTAAAAGTAGGAGATAAAGCGCCTGATTTTACACTGCCGTCAATTTCCGGCAAAAAAGTCTCCCTCTCTGAATACCGGGGCAAAAAAAACGTTATCATTTCATTTGTACCGGCAGCATTCACCCCCATCTGCTCCGACCAATGGCCGGGCTACAATATTGCCCGTGAACTTTTTGAAAAGTATGATGCGATAATCCTCGGAATTACTACAGATAACATTCCCTCTCTGCATGCATGGACCAGCCAGATGGGTGATGGAGGAGTCTGGTTTCCTGTTCTTTCCGACTTCTACCCTCATGGAGCCACAGCTGCAGCATTCGGAATTCTGAGACCGGAAGGAATCAGTGAGCGGGCAATTCTCGTCATCGATAAAGATGGGGTGCTCCGTTATATTGATATACACAATATTAATAAAAGGCCGGATCTCGGACAAATTATCAGGGCGTTAAAACAAACTGAAAATTGTAATTTCACGCTACAACAAAAAACTGGCTTGCTGACAAATTAA
- a CDS encoding iron-containing alcohol dehydrogenase, whose protein sequence is MAVREQVNGFFIPSVTLIGIGAHKEIPARIKALGGKKPLLVTDKGITGVGITQQIVDILKAEGMDCVVYDETIPNPTDKNVADGVKAYQDNGCDSLITLGGGSSHDCGKGVGLVVSNGGSIHDFEGVDKSTKPMPPYVAVNTTAGTASEMTRFCIITDTSRKVKMAIVDWRVTPGIALDDPLLMMGMPPSLTAATGMDALTHSVEAWVSTIATPITDACAEKSIRLINKYLRRAVANGQDIEAREGMCYAQYLGGMAFNNASLGHVHAMAHQLGGFYDLPHGECNAILLPYVEQHNLIANVERFAEMAEWLGVNTEGLAPRVAADAALDAIRQLSSDVGIPAGLKALGERYGKKVDEKDIPTMTANAQKDACGLTNPRVMTDDAVAAIYKAAM, encoded by the coding sequence ATGGCAGTACGTGAACAAGTAAACGGTTTTTTTATCCCCAGTGTAACCCTTATCGGTATTGGCGCACACAAAGAAATCCCCGCACGCATTAAGGCTCTCGGCGGTAAGAAACCCCTGCTCGTAACAGACAAGGGTATCACCGGCGTTGGCATCACCCAGCAGATTGTGGACATTCTGAAAGCAGAAGGTATGGACTGCGTAGTCTATGACGAAACCATTCCCAACCCCACAGACAAAAACGTTGCTGATGGCGTAAAAGCTTATCAGGACAACGGCTGCGACTCCCTGATCACTCTCGGCGGTGGTAGCTCTCATGACTGCGGTAAAGGCGTCGGCCTCGTTGTTTCCAATGGCGGAAGCATTCATGACTTCGAAGGCGTGGACAAATCCACTAAACCCATGCCCCCTTATGTAGCAGTTAACACCACCGCAGGTACTGCTTCTGAAATGACCCGTTTCTGCATCATCACCGATACCTCCCGTAAGGTTAAAATGGCTATCGTTGACTGGCGTGTAACCCCCGGTATCGCACTTGATGATCCCCTGCTCATGATGGGCATGCCGCCGTCCCTGACTGCAGCAACCGGTATGGACGCTCTGACTCACTCCGTTGAAGCATGGGTTTCCACCATTGCTACCCCCATCACTGATGCTTGTGCTGAAAAATCCATCCGCCTGATCAACAAGTACCTGCGCCGCGCAGTTGCTAACGGTCAGGACATCGAAGCTCGCGAAGGCATGTGCTACGCCCAGTATCTCGGCGGTATGGCTTTCAACAACGCTTCCCTGGGTCATGTACACGCTATGGCTCACCAGCTCGGCGGTTTCTATGACCTGCCTCACGGCGAGTGTAACGCCATCCTGCTGCCTTACGTTGAACAGCACAACCTGATCGCCAACGTAGAACGTTTCGCTGAAATGGCTGAATGGCTCGGCGTGAACACCGAAGGTCTGGCTCCGCGCGTTGCTGCTGATGCAGCTCTTGATGCTATCCGCCAGCTCTCCTCTGATGTTGGTATCCCCGCAGGCCTGAAAGCCCTCGGCGAAAGATACGGCAAGAAGGTCGATGAAAAAGACATCCCGACCATGACTGCCAACGCTCAGAAAGACGCATGTGGTCTCACCAACCCCAGAGTCATGACTGACGATGCAGTTGCCGCAATCTACAAGGCTGCCATGTAA
- a CDS encoding ATP-grasp domain-containing protein: MFILEKPYVSALLKKTLAELGRPVLDNKIANEALQNENIILSKEKEFVAAYNDDRAQPVYSNSENAIDWIDNNLNSGDLPHKIRLFKDKGAFRDLVRDMYPDFFYRTVDFEDLDHVNADELPIPCVIKPCVGFFSLGVHMVESVEGWQIAVEAIKNEVEQIKTMYPAKVLELDKFIIEECIEGEEFAVDAYYDRDGNPVIINILGHLFASSDDVSDRCYITSTNIINEHHDEFLKLLRKIGNRADLKNFPIHIEVRTDGYGNLGVIEVNPMRFAGWCVTDLAHYAYGINPYKYFMEGLNPDWAKISGCCEGKIFAMVIGDIDSTVDRSEITSVDYEGFRANFSTPLELRKIDYKEHPVFAFIFAEVDADNLDELKKMLHADFTEYLNFQ, from the coding sequence ATGTTCATCCTCGAAAAACCATATGTATCTGCCCTGCTCAAAAAAACTCTTGCCGAACTCGGCAGACCGGTACTTGATAATAAAATCGCCAATGAAGCCTTGCAGAACGAAAATATTATCCTCAGCAAGGAAAAAGAATTCGTTGCCGCCTACAACGATGACCGCGCCCAGCCGGTCTACTCCAACTCGGAAAACGCAATTGACTGGATAGACAATAACCTGAACAGCGGCGACCTGCCCCACAAAATCAGACTTTTCAAAGACAAAGGTGCTTTCAGGGATCTGGTCCGGGACATGTATCCTGATTTTTTCTACCGCACTGTCGACTTCGAAGATTTAGATCATGTTAACGCAGACGAACTGCCCATTCCCTGCGTCATCAAACCTTGTGTCGGTTTTTTCAGTCTTGGCGTGCATATGGTTGAATCTGTTGAAGGCTGGCAGATAGCTGTTGAAGCTATCAAAAATGAAGTGGAACAGATAAAGACTATGTACCCTGCCAAGGTGCTGGAACTGGACAAATTCATTATCGAAGAATGTATTGAAGGTGAAGAATTTGCTGTTGATGCATACTATGACAGAGACGGCAATCCGGTAATCATCAACATATTAGGACACCTTTTCGCTTCGAGCGATGACGTCAGCGACCGCTGCTACATCACTTCCACAAATATCATCAACGAACATCATGATGAATTCCTGAAACTGCTGCGGAAAATAGGCAACCGGGCAGATCTGAAAAACTTCCCCATTCATATCGAAGTACGCACGGATGGGTACGGCAACCTTGGTGTCATTGAGGTCAACCCCATGCGTTTCGCGGGCTGGTGTGTAACAGATCTTGCCCACTACGCTTACGGTATCAACCCCTATAAATATTTTATGGAAGGTTTGAATCCGGATTGGGCTAAGATTTCCGGCTGTTGCGAAGGCAAAATTTTCGCCATGGTTATTGGAGATATTGATTCCACTGTGGACCGTTCCGAAATCACATCAGTGGATTACGAAGGTTTTAGAGCAAACTTTTCCACCCCTCTTGAATTACGAAAAATTGATTATAAAGAGCACCCTGTTTTTGCATTTATCTTTGCCGAGGTGGATGCGGATAATCTCGATGAATTAAAGAAGATGCTGCATGCTGATTTTACGGAAT